Proteins encoded together in one Candidatus Eremiobacterota bacterium window:
- a CDS encoding type II toxin-antitoxin system PemK/MazF family toxin, translating to MTTPDRGDFIIVNFNPQAGHEQMKRRPALVLSPAPFNEAFGVAFVAPVTTREARNAFEIALPNDLPVRGSVLAHQMRALDWRARRAASAGKAPDELVGRVADIVREIIT from the coding sequence ATGACGACGCCCGATCGCGGCGATTTCATCATCGTCAACTTCAATCCGCAGGCAGGGCATGAACAGATGAAGCGGCGGCCCGCGCTCGTGCTTTCCCCCGCGCCGTTCAATGAAGCGTTCGGTGTCGCGTTTGTGGCGCCGGTGACGACACGTGAGGCGCGAAATGCGTTCGAGATCGCGCTGCCGAACGATTTGCCGGTCCGCGGATCGGTCTTGGCACACCAAATGCGAGCGCTCGACTGGCGCGCACGGCGTGCCGCGTCCGCCGGCAAAGCACCGGATGAGCTCGTCGGCCGGGTTGCCGATATTGTCAGGGAAATCATCACCTAA
- a CDS encoding sigma-70 family RNA polymerase sigma factor, translating into MVSLLEPRAPRRRVDPELVLAAMRREPAAADRLVAAIWPACFRLAASATGDRGLAQDAAQEACALVVRKVHGLRNTDAFDAWLYRIVMREASRVRRGHWFNPEQLVEPAAGESGTAALDVWRALAALPPELRDVTVLFYFDDLRSEEIAAILGVRHPTVRTRLARARERLRGLLADYRPYPLREAHRAV; encoded by the coding sequence ATGGTATCGCTCCTCGAGCCGCGCGCGCCTCGGCGCCGCGTCGACCCCGAGCTCGTGCTCGCCGCGATGCGGCGCGAGCCCGCCGCCGCCGACCGGCTCGTCGCCGCGATCTGGCCGGCGTGCTTTCGTCTCGCGGCGAGCGCCACCGGCGATCGTGGGCTCGCGCAGGACGCCGCGCAGGAAGCATGCGCGCTCGTCGTTCGCAAGGTCCACGGGCTGCGCAACACCGACGCGTTCGACGCCTGGCTGTACCGCATCGTCATGCGCGAGGCCTCGCGCGTGCGGCGCGGACACTGGTTCAACCCGGAGCAGCTCGTCGAACCGGCGGCCGGCGAAAGCGGCACCGCGGCGCTCGATGTGTGGCGCGCGCTGGCGGCGCTGCCGCCGGAGCTGCGCGACGTCACCGTGCTGTTCTATTTCGACGACCTGCGCAGCGAAGAGATCGCCGCGATCCTGGGCGTTCGGCATCCGACCGTGCGCACGCGCCTGGCGCGCGCCCGGGAACGGCTGCGCGGTCTGCTCGCGGACTACCGCCCATATCCGCTGAGGGAGGCGCACCGTGCCGTTTGA
- a CDS encoding tyrosine--tRNA ligase, with translation MTTKFRSARERAEFLTEGCDHVETLAELAQRLERGKPLRVYLGLDPTSPDLHVGHAVVLRLLQRFVDDGHDVILLIGDFTARIGDPSGRNALRPPLSDAQIAANMKTYAEQAGKVLDMSRVRLVYNSEWLSKLTFSEIYKLLSLTTVAQMLERNDFKQRYEGGTPIALHEFVYPVAVAYDSVAMHVDVELGGSDQLFNLLISRPYQTHFGQEPEICITAPLLVGIDGVKKMSKSTGNHIALTDPPNDMFGKTMRIPDHVLPEYARLAVFRPAEEVERLRDGLETGAVSPMDEKKRIAEDLVARYHGTDAARAAREWFERTIQRGEIPAEMPELRLDGRDKLADLVVAAKFAESKRAAQRLIAEGGVKIDGAPVTDPAARWSASAPAVLQVGSRKFVRIIP, from the coding sequence ATGACGACCAAATTTCGCTCTGCGCGCGAGCGCGCGGAATTTCTGACCGAAGGCTGCGACCACGTCGAGACGCTCGCCGAGCTCGCGCAGCGCCTCGAGCGCGGAAAACCGCTGCGCGTGTACCTCGGGCTTGACCCCACCTCGCCGGATTTGCACGTCGGGCACGCCGTCGTGCTGCGGCTGCTGCAGCGGTTCGTCGACGACGGCCACGACGTGATCCTGCTGATCGGCGACTTCACCGCGCGGATCGGCGATCCGAGCGGCCGCAACGCGCTGCGCCCACCCCTGAGCGACGCGCAGATCGCCGCCAACATGAAAACCTACGCCGAGCAAGCCGGCAAGGTGCTCGACATGTCGCGCGTGCGCTTGGTCTACAACAGCGAATGGCTCTCCAAGCTGACCTTCTCGGAGATCTACAAGCTGCTCTCGCTCACCACCGTCGCGCAGATGCTCGAGCGCAACGACTTCAAACAGCGCTACGAAGGCGGGACGCCGATCGCGCTGCACGAGTTCGTCTACCCGGTCGCGGTCGCGTACGACTCGGTCGCGATGCACGTCGACGTCGAGCTGGGCGGTTCCGATCAGCTCTTCAACTTGCTGATCAGCCGCCCGTACCAGACGCATTTCGGGCAGGAGCCGGAGATCTGCATCACCGCGCCGCTGCTGGTCGGGATCGACGGCGTGAAGAAGATGTCGAAGTCGACCGGCAACCACATCGCGCTGACCGATCCGCCGAACGACATGTTCGGCAAGACGATGCGCATCCCCGATCACGTGCTGCCGGAGTACGCGCGGCTGGCCGTCTTTCGCCCGGCGGAAGAGGTCGAGCGGCTGCGCGACGGGCTGGAGACCGGCGCCGTCTCGCCGATGGACGAGAAGAAGCGCATCGCCGAGGACCTGGTCGCGCGCTATCACGGGACGGATGCGGCGCGCGCGGCGCGCGAGTGGTTCGAGCGCACGATCCAGCGCGGCGAGATCCCCGCCGAGATGCCGGAGCTGCGGCTCGACGGGCGCGACAAGCTGGCGGATCTCGTCGTCGCGGCGAAGTTCGCGGAGTCCAAGCGGGCCGCGCAGCGGCTGATCGCGGAAGGCGGCGTGAAAATCGACGGCGCGCCGGTCACCGATCCCGCGGCGCGCTGGAGCGCGAGCGCTCCGGCGGTCCTGCAGGTCGGCTCGCGCAAGTTCGTCCGAATCATTCCTTAA
- a CDS encoding HU family DNA-binding protein — MRYSETVTKADIVDNLANEHELSKRQAGEIVDLILDEITTALKQGEKVQLIPFGSFVVRERRARTGRNPQTGEVLKIAARKVPAFTPGKGLKDAVGGARRAGARKSGRTK; from the coding sequence TTGAGGTACAGCGAAACAGTGACCAAAGCCGACATCGTGGACAATTTGGCCAACGAGCACGAGCTCTCGAAACGTCAGGCCGGAGAGATCGTCGATTTGATCCTCGACGAGATCACAACCGCCCTCAAGCAGGGCGAAAAGGTTCAGCTGATCCCGTTCGGAAGCTTCGTCGTCCGCGAGCGCCGGGCGCGCACCGGACGCAATCCGCAAACGGGTGAGGTGTTGAAGATCGCAGCGCGCAAAGTGCCGGCGTTCACGCCCGGCAAAGGACTCAAGGACGCGGTGGGCGGCGCCAGGCGCGCCGGCGCGAGGAAGTCCGGCCGCACGAAGTAG
- the gatB gene encoding Asp-tRNA(Asn)/Glu-tRNA(Gln) amidotransferase subunit GatB: protein MSTVAEDAVVTAQLLDKYEAVIGIECHVELKTVSKMFCGCPNAFGGEPNTNVCPVCLALPGALPVPNAAAIEHMFRAGLAFGATIPPHSKFDRKNYFYPDMPKNYQISQYDMPLTVGGVVRYWLEDGTRRECRLTRIHLEEDTGKSTHVGSADGRLAASTGSLVDFNRAGVPLMECVSEPDIRSAEEAVAYLETLARTFRELGVSDVKMEEGSLRCDANVSIRKRGETGLGTKAEIKNMNSFRSVRRAIESEIARQIAVVESGGRVIQETRGWDEAAGVTHSQRSKEQAHDYRYFPDPDLVPLDVTPEMIERVRASLPEIPYERYLRYVDDYALDTKRATQLVEDHALAAWFDRAVRAANGDGKGVVAFVLGDLARLANESGTHVVRGKVTPESLAELVALTSSNAINSKAAKQVLETLWTEGGSAKAIVEREGLAQVSDRGAVAAIVDEVLAANPKVAADYKAGKTNVLGFLTGAVMKASRGKANPALAQELLKEKLRE, encoded by the coding sequence ATGTCTACCGTTGCCGAGGACGCCGTCGTTACGGCACAGTTGCTCGACAAGTACGAAGCTGTGATCGGGATCGAGTGCCACGTTGAGCTCAAGACCGTGAGCAAGATGTTTTGTGGGTGTCCGAACGCGTTCGGCGGCGAGCCGAACACCAACGTGTGCCCGGTGTGCTTGGCGCTGCCGGGAGCGCTGCCGGTGCCGAATGCGGCCGCGATCGAGCACATGTTCCGCGCCGGCTTGGCGTTCGGCGCGACGATTCCGCCGCACTCGAAGTTCGACCGGAAGAACTACTTCTATCCGGACATGCCGAAGAACTACCAGATCTCGCAGTACGACATGCCGCTCACGGTCGGCGGCGTCGTGCGCTACTGGCTGGAAGACGGCACGCGGCGCGAGTGCCGCCTCACCCGCATTCATTTAGAAGAAGACACGGGCAAGTCGACACACGTGGGCAGCGCCGACGGGCGGCTCGCCGCGTCGACCGGTTCGCTCGTCGATTTCAACCGCGCCGGCGTGCCGCTGATGGAGTGCGTCTCGGAGCCGGACATCCGCAGCGCCGAGGAAGCGGTGGCGTACCTCGAAACGCTGGCGCGCACGTTCCGCGAGCTCGGCGTGAGCGACGTGAAGATGGAGGAAGGCTCGCTGCGCTGCGACGCCAACGTGTCGATCCGCAAGCGCGGCGAGACCGGGCTCGGCACCAAAGCCGAGATCAAGAACATGAACTCCTTCCGCAGCGTGCGGCGCGCGATCGAGTCGGAGATCGCGCGGCAGATCGCGGTGGTGGAGAGCGGCGGCCGCGTGATCCAGGAGACGCGCGGCTGGGACGAGGCCGCCGGCGTCACCCACAGCCAGCGCTCGAAAGAACAGGCGCACGACTACCGCTACTTCCCCGACCCAGACCTCGTCCCGCTTGACGTCACGCCGGAGATGATCGAGCGCGTGCGCGCGTCGCTGCCGGAGATTCCGTACGAACGCTACCTGCGCTACGTCGACGACTACGCGCTCGATACGAAGCGCGCGACGCAACTCGTCGAAGACCACGCGCTCGCCGCCTGGTTCGACCGCGCGGTGCGCGCTGCGAACGGCGATGGGAAAGGCGTCGTCGCGTTCGTCCTGGGCGACCTCGCGCGCCTGGCGAACGAGAGCGGCACGCACGTCGTACGCGGCAAGGTGACGCCGGAATCGCTCGCCGAGCTGGTCGCGCTGACGAGCTCGAACGCGATCAACTCGAAAGCCGCGAAGCAAGTCCTCGAAACGCTGTGGACGGAAGGCGGCTCGGCGAAGGCGATCGTCGAGCGTGAAGGCCTGGCCCAGGTCAGCGACCGCGGCGCTGTCGCAGCGATCGTCGACGAAGTCCTCGCCGCCAACCCGAAAGTCGCCGCCGACTACAAAGCCGGCAAAACGAACGTCCTCGGCTTCCTCACCGGCGCGGTGATGAAAGCCTCTCGCGGCAAAGCAAACCCGGCCTTAGCACAAGAGTTGCTGAAGGAGAAGCTCCGCGAATAA
- a CDS encoding ribonuclease HI family protein, whose protein sequence is MKATLYADGGSRGNPGPAASGAVLYAHDGAVLEEIGTFLGTTTNNVAEWTALLEGLRAALARGVDELDVRMDSELVVKQLSGAYRVKHPGLVPLHAEAKALLRKFARTDVRHVPRKENKAADAVVNQILDAHADTSQPRGAL, encoded by the coding sequence GTGAAGGCCACCCTCTACGCCGACGGCGGTTCCCGCGGCAACCCCGGTCCCGCCGCGTCGGGCGCCGTGCTGTACGCCCACGACGGCGCGGTGCTCGAAGAGATCGGGACGTTTCTCGGCACGACCACGAACAACGTCGCCGAGTGGACCGCGCTGCTCGAAGGGCTGCGGGCGGCGCTCGCGCGCGGCGTGGACGAGCTCGACGTGCGGATGGATTCCGAGCTGGTGGTCAAGCAGCTCTCCGGCGCCTATCGTGTGAAGCACCCCGGCCTCGTCCCGCTGCACGCAGAGGCGAAGGCGCTGCTGCGCAAGTTCGCGCGGACCGACGTGCGCCACGTGCCTCGCAAGGAGAACAAGGCGGCCGACGCCGTGGTCAACCAGATCCTCGACGCGCACGCTGACACTTCCCAGCCCCGCGGAGCGTTGTAG
- a CDS encoding polysaccharide deacetylase family protein, translated as MSALRVLAALALLAAGFYGLYELVESPRSDAFEPVITHGGGHLVALTFDDGPTPGVTDHLLSVLERERVPATFFVVGRAARRNPGLLRRMRADGDEVENHSETHPHLNALLARYALDAEIANAGDAIAAATGARPRYLRPPFGARNAAVLDAARRHGLRVVLWSAMLDETSPHADREELVRTLLRQVRDGAIVVLHDGDQGRGDAGERAYEAALAPRVIAALRAQGYGFVTVDQLVARSER; from the coding sequence GTGAGCGCGCTGCGCGTGCTGGCCGCGCTCGCGCTGCTCGCCGCCGGGTTCTACGGCTTGTACGAGCTGGTCGAGTCGCCGCGCAGCGACGCGTTCGAGCCGGTGATCACGCACGGCGGCGGCCACCTCGTCGCGCTGACGTTCGACGACGGGCCCACGCCCGGCGTGACGGACCACCTGCTGAGCGTCCTCGAGCGCGAGCGCGTGCCCGCGACGTTCTTCGTGGTCGGACGCGCGGCGCGGCGCAATCCAGGACTGCTGCGCCGCATGCGCGCCGACGGCGACGAAGTGGAGAACCACTCCGAGACGCACCCGCACCTCAACGCGCTGCTCGCGCGCTACGCGCTCGACGCGGAGATCGCGAACGCCGGCGACGCGATCGCCGCCGCCACCGGCGCGCGGCCGCGCTACCTGCGCCCGCCGTTCGGCGCGCGCAACGCCGCGGTGCTCGACGCGGCGCGCCGCCACGGCTTGCGCGTCGTGCTGTGGAGCGCGATGCTCGACGAAACCTCGCCGCACGCCGACCGCGAGGAGCTCGTGCGAACGTTGCTGCGGCAGGTGCGCGACGGCGCGATCGTCGTGTTGCACGACGGCGACCAAGGCCGCGGCGACGCCGGCGAGCGCGCCTACGAAGCCGCCCTCGCGCCGCGCGTCATCGCCGCGCTGCGCGCGCAAGGCTACGGGTTCGTCACCGTCGATCAGCTCGTCGCGCGTTCGGAGCGCTAG
- a CDS encoding endonuclease MutS2, protein MPQYGALIDERGLEVLDFQRIRERYAGQTHAPRSQALALACEPTTDFARVRRLVGETSEMRALMQDAGFSMQRIDDVDEAVATAARGVALPARELRSVADALAAAAAAVKAVREAELDVPLLRERCAPFRALPQIVHRVHDAIDERGTILDRASPALARIRRSMQQAQDDARDRAAAITRSAKYARAIQDAIVTMRDGRYVVPVKAEFSGEIQGIVHDTSSSGQTLFVEPLESLEANNRVRALRVQEEVEIARILGELSSLIANEAAQIGTDVDVYVELDLAAARASVAHRMQAVAPELVEAAVIDLSDGRHPLLDERAVPQSVRLDEEIRILIVSGPNMGGKTVALKLVGLAVAMAACGLHVPAAAATIGRFERVCTDIGDEQSIAQNASTFSAHLRRLAEIVDAANDRTLILIDEIGSGTEPNAGAALAVAVLERFLERGARVLATTHATELKLFGADHAHVANASVRFDPDTYEPTYQLDVGSPGQSLAFALARRMRLDPKVVARAQDVLGSQERDYERALAEVSEERVRATREREQLDRERAHLRSLEDNARRRAEALDRERRELAKRADAELAETLRRFTAELERRAAERTERAARAPRVTPGQADLLARTLDQMHRELGLEARPQRARESDAQAPVGAGDRVHVAAWEQDGTILEDLGENALVQIGALRMTVPKSELRRRAGASSGGPAGKRALRQAQGDATLDVASSAQTEIDVRGKRFVEAEPLVERWIDDAIMLGHSPLRLIHGKGTGLLGKGLQQYLKAHPFVQNVRYGNADEGGGGVTVFELRSPTA, encoded by the coding sequence ATGCCCCAGTACGGCGCGCTGATCGACGAGCGCGGGCTCGAGGTTCTGGATTTTCAGCGGATTCGGGAGCGGTATGCGGGGCAGACGCATGCGCCGCGCTCGCAGGCGCTGGCGCTGGCGTGCGAGCCGACGACGGACTTCGCCCGCGTGCGGCGGCTGGTCGGCGAGACGAGCGAGATGCGCGCGCTGATGCAGGACGCCGGCTTCTCGATGCAGCGGATCGACGACGTGGACGAAGCGGTCGCGACCGCAGCGCGCGGCGTGGCCCTGCCGGCCCGCGAATTGCGCTCGGTCGCCGATGCGCTCGCCGCCGCCGCGGCGGCGGTCAAAGCGGTGCGGGAAGCCGAGCTGGACGTTCCGCTGCTGCGCGAGCGCTGCGCGCCGTTTCGCGCGCTGCCGCAGATCGTGCACCGCGTGCACGACGCGATCGACGAGCGCGGCACGATCCTCGACCGCGCCTCGCCGGCGCTGGCGCGGATTCGCCGCTCGATGCAGCAAGCCCAGGACGACGCGCGCGACCGCGCCGCCGCCATCACCCGCTCGGCTAAATACGCGCGCGCGATTCAGGACGCGATCGTCACGATGCGCGACGGGCGCTACGTCGTTCCGGTCAAGGCAGAGTTCTCCGGCGAGATCCAAGGGATCGTCCACGACACCAGCTCGTCGGGGCAGACGCTGTTCGTCGAGCCGCTCGAATCGCTCGAAGCGAACAACCGCGTGCGCGCGCTGCGCGTGCAAGAAGAGGTGGAGATCGCGCGCATCCTCGGCGAGCTTTCCTCGCTCATCGCGAACGAAGCGGCCCAAATCGGCACCGACGTGGACGTCTACGTCGAGCTCGATCTCGCCGCCGCGCGCGCGAGCGTCGCGCACCGCATGCAGGCGGTCGCGCCCGAGCTGGTCGAGGCGGCGGTGATCGATCTTTCCGATGGGCGCCATCCGCTGCTGGACGAGCGCGCCGTGCCGCAGTCGGTCCGGCTCGACGAGGAGATCCGCATCCTGATCGTCTCCGGGCCGAACATGGGCGGGAAGACCGTCGCGCTCAAGCTGGTCGGGCTCGCGGTCGCGATGGCGGCGTGCGGATTGCACGTCCCGGCCGCGGCGGCGACGATCGGGCGGTTCGAGCGCGTCTGCACCGACATCGGCGACGAGCAGTCGATCGCGCAGAACGCCTCGACGTTCTCCGCGCACCTGCGCCGGCTCGCCGAGATCGTCGACGCCGCCAACGACCGCACGCTGATCCTCATCGACGAGATCGGCAGCGGAACCGAGCCGAACGCCGGCGCCGCGCTCGCCGTCGCCGTGCTCGAGCGGTTTCTCGAGCGCGGCGCGCGCGTTCTCGCCACGACGCACGCGACCGAGCTGAAGCTGTTCGGCGCCGACCACGCGCACGTCGCGAACGCGAGCGTGCGCTTCGATCCCGACACGTACGAGCCGACCTATCAGCTCGACGTGGGCTCGCCCGGACAATCGCTCGCCTTCGCGCTGGCGCGCCGGATGCGGCTCGATCCCAAGGTCGTCGCGCGCGCGCAGGACGTGTTGGGCTCGCAGGAACGCGACTACGAGCGCGCGCTCGCCGAGGTGAGCGAAGAGCGCGTTCGCGCGACGCGCGAGCGCGAGCAGCTCGACCGCGAGCGCGCGCACCTGCGCTCGCTCGAGGACAACGCGCGCCGCCGCGCCGAGGCGCTCGACCGCGAGCGGCGCGAGCTCGCCAAGCGCGCCGACGCCGAGCTCGCCGAGACGCTGCGCCGCTTCACCGCGGAGCTCGAGCGCCGCGCCGCTGAGCGGACCGAGCGCGCCGCGCGTGCGCCGCGCGTCACGCCGGGCCAAGCGGACCTGCTGGCGCGCACGCTCGACCAGATGCACCGCGAGCTGGGCCTCGAAGCGCGACCGCAACGCGCGCGCGAAAGCGATGCGCAAGCGCCGGTCGGCGCCGGCGACCGCGTTCACGTCGCCGCCTGGGAGCAGGACGGCACAATCCTCGAAGACCTCGGCGAGAACGCGCTGGTGCAGATCGGCGCGCTGCGCATGACCGTTCCGAAAAGCGAGCTGCGCCGCCGCGCCGGCGCATCGTCCGGTGGGCCGGCCGGAAAGCGCGCGCTTCGACAAGCTCAGGGTGACGCTACGCTGGACGTGGCGTCGAGCGCGCAGACGGAGATCGACGTGCGCGGCAAGCGGTTCGTCGAGGCCGAGCCGCTGGTCGAGCGCTGGATCGACGACGCGATCATGCTCGGCCACTCGCCGCTGCGGCTGATCCACGGCAAGGGCACCGGCCTGCTCGGCAAGGGCTTGCAGCAGTATCTGAAGGCGCACCCTTTCGTGCAGAACGTCCGCTACGGAAACGCCGACGAGGGAGGCGGTGGGGTAACGGTCTTTGAACTGCGCTCGCCGACCGCATGA
- a CDS encoding HU family DNA-binding protein, with amino-acid sequence MTKNELARELADDFELPRRQVAELLDGILDRITQVLKSGDKVQLTPFGQFKIRDRAARVARNPQTGEPVNVPAKRVLKFTAGRSLKEAVGTAKRGGAKKGGAKKGGAKKAAAPGRKAAPAAKKGGSKAAAPGRKAAGGAKKRR; translated from the coding sequence ATGACCAAGAACGAACTGGCGAGAGAGCTCGCCGATGATTTCGAGCTTCCGCGCCGGCAGGTCGCCGAGCTGCTGGACGGGATCCTGGACCGGATCACGCAGGTGCTGAAGTCGGGCGACAAAGTCCAGTTGACGCCCTTCGGCCAGTTCAAGATCCGGGACCGCGCGGCGCGCGTCGCGCGCAATCCGCAGACGGGCGAGCCGGTGAACGTTCCGGCGAAGCGCGTCCTGAAGTTCACCGCCGGGCGCAGCCTCAAGGAAGCCGTCGGCACCGCCAAGCGCGGCGGCGCGAAAAAGGGCGGCGCCAAGAAGGGCGGGGCGAAAAAAGCCGCCGCGCCGGGCCGCAAAGCCGCTCCCGCGGCGAAGAAAGGCGGCTCGAAGGCAGCCGCCCCGGGCCGCAAGGCCGCGGGGGGCGCGAAGAAGCGCCGCTGA
- the hslO gene encoding Hsp33 family molecular chaperone HslO, with product MDRIVTASAARGTVSLAAGITTELVREARERHDLAPTASAAVGRLLTAAALLGASLSGRERLTLQIVGDGPIGAITADAWSTGEHAVGARAYARNGRADLPLNARGKFDVARVVGNGKLQVTKTYEVGQPYSGIVPLATGEIGDDVAAYLANSEQIPSVVALGVLADPNGIRAAGGVIAQVQPGADDATVAALERNASQMPPVTTQIVEGADEHALLRAVAGDLGLNVFDEYRTAFDCRCTRAKVETALLGLGKDELAKIAREQPHTEATCDFCGESYVLSADDVRGLAERASSGSA from the coding sequence ATGGATCGCATCGTCACCGCCTCGGCCGCGCGCGGCACCGTTTCGCTCGCGGCCGGGATCACGACGGAGCTCGTCCGCGAGGCGCGGGAACGTCACGACCTCGCGCCCACCGCAAGCGCGGCGGTCGGCCGCCTGCTGACCGCGGCGGCGCTTCTCGGCGCCTCGCTGAGCGGCCGCGAGCGGCTCACGCTGCAGATCGTCGGCGACGGCCCGATCGGCGCGATCACCGCCGATGCGTGGAGCACCGGCGAGCACGCCGTCGGCGCGCGCGCGTACGCGCGCAACGGCCGCGCCGATCTGCCGCTGAACGCGCGCGGCAAGTTCGACGTCGCGCGCGTCGTCGGAAACGGCAAGCTGCAGGTGACGAAGACGTACGAGGTGGGACAGCCGTACAGCGGGATCGTTCCGCTCGCGACCGGCGAGATCGGCGACGACGTCGCCGCATACCTGGCGAACTCCGAACAGATTCCCAGCGTCGTCGCGCTCGGCGTGCTCGCCGATCCGAACGGGATTCGCGCCGCCGGCGGCGTGATCGCGCAGGTGCAGCCCGGCGCCGACGACGCGACGGTCGCCGCGCTCGAGCGCAACGCCTCGCAGATGCCCCCGGTGACGACGCAGATCGTCGAAGGCGCCGACGAGCACGCGCTCTTGCGCGCCGTCGCCGGCGACTTGGGACTGAACGTCTTCGACGAGTACCGGACGGCGTTCGACTGCCGCTGCACGCGCGCCAAAGTCGAGACGGCGCTGCTGGGGCTGGGCAAGGACGAGCTGGCGAAGATCGCGCGCGAGCAGCCGCACACCGAGGCGACGTGCGACTTCTGCGGCGAGAGCTACGTGCTCAGCGCCGACGACGTGCGCGGGCTCGCCGAGCGCGCATCGAGCGGCTCAGCCTGA
- a CDS encoding DUF3465 domain-containing protein, which produces MPMQVRYSGTVTSPPRFFYSRHSHREHEQFDVRGDDGARFRVVDNVSIAPRVPVQPGDRVTVQGELVRAHVTPPIVHWTHHDPDGRHAGGFIDLNGRFYA; this is translated from the coding sequence GTGCCCATGCAGGTTCGCTACAGCGGGACGGTCACGTCGCCGCCCCGCTTCTTCTACTCGCGCCACTCGCATCGCGAGCACGAGCAGTTCGACGTGCGCGGCGACGACGGCGCGCGGTTTCGCGTCGTCGACAACGTCTCGATCGCACCGCGCGTCCCGGTGCAGCCCGGCGACCGGGTGACGGTGCAGGGCGAGCTGGTGCGCGCGCACGTCACGCCGCCGATCGTGCACTGGACGCATCACGATCCGGACGGCCGGCACGCGGGCGGCTTCATCGACCTGAACGGCCGCTTCTACGCCTGA